In a single window of the Streptomyces sp. NBC_00353 genome:
- a CDS encoding flavin reductase family protein produces MTVTVPSYPATAATGIAPDRFKQAFRRYPAGVVVVTADAGHGPVGFTATSLASLSLDPPLVSFGIGTTTSSWPHIERADTAVVNFLGAEQRSLATTFATSGIDRFAAPTGWRRLPQGEPVLDGVAGWLRLEIEQTVPAGDHRIVIARVVDSWLDEGRSPLLFHNGTYHTL; encoded by the coding sequence TTGACTGTCACTGTGCCCTCATATCCTGCGACGGCCGCGACGGGCATTGCCCCGGACCGGTTCAAGCAGGCCTTCCGCCGCTATCCGGCCGGTGTGGTCGTCGTCACCGCCGACGCCGGTCACGGACCCGTCGGCTTCACCGCGACTTCGCTCGCATCGCTGTCGCTCGACCCGCCGCTGGTCTCCTTCGGGATCGGGACCACCACCTCGTCCTGGCCCCACATCGAGCGCGCCGACACGGCCGTCGTCAACTTCCTTGGCGCCGAACAGCGTTCGCTGGCCACGACGTTCGCCACCAGCGGCATCGACCGGTTCGCCGCACCGACCGGCTGGCGGCGGCTGCCGCAGGGCGAACCGGTGCTCGACGGCGTGGCCGGCTGGCTGCGGCTGGAGATCGAACAGACCGTCCCGGCGGGCGACCACCGCATCGTCATCGCGCGGGTCGTGGACTCCTGGCTCGACGAGGGGCGCAGCCCTCTCCTCTTCCACAACGGTACGTACCACACCCTCTGA
- a CDS encoding ROK family protein: MKSLSAAARRATPLLRSDIPAVVPARRVPGTGSVMGAILDHGPVARSTVARLTGLSPASVTGHVGQLLARGLVRESAETAGPRGLGRPHIPVEIDTGRYLVAGAHIAVAHSTVSLMDLRGRIVAEDRQPHRTTDPHRLLAGLAERLPRLVSARAAGRTVLALGVATGHRVDPVAGMIVEHPLLGWRDVPVRDVLSAATGLPVHVDSHSRALARAEQMFGEASTRASMVLLFIGAVVDAAFATEGAMHRGPRSGAGSIAHLPLGAGGSGGAEPCSCGRSGCLQSEVSERAMVRRAAEQGLLVASFRELLDQALAGEARAVALFRRRARLVGRAAALLLDMFDPEVLVVVEPGAGRIPECLADLREQVAERSWVCDDPERAVVPSSFTGSVLATAGGAVALGALYMDPLGPWPALPAVS, encoded by the coding sequence GTGAAGAGTCTGTCTGCGGCCGCCCGCCGAGCCACCCCCCTGCTCCGTTCCGACATACCCGCCGTCGTCCCCGCCCGCCGTGTCCCGGGCACCGGTTCCGTGATGGGCGCGATCCTCGACCACGGCCCGGTCGCCAGGTCCACCGTCGCCCGGCTCACGGGCCTTTCGCCCGCCTCCGTGACCGGTCACGTCGGCCAGCTGCTCGCCCGCGGACTGGTCCGGGAGAGCGCGGAGACCGCAGGCCCCCGGGGGCTCGGGCGGCCGCACATCCCCGTGGAGATCGACACCGGCCGCTACCTGGTGGCCGGGGCGCACATCGCCGTGGCCCACTCGACCGTGTCCCTGATGGATCTGCGGGGCCGGATCGTCGCCGAGGACCGGCAGCCGCACCGCACCACGGACCCGCACCGGCTGCTCGCCGGCCTCGCCGAGCGTCTTCCCCGGCTGGTGTCCGCGCGTGCTGCCGGGCGGACCGTGCTGGCCCTCGGCGTCGCCACCGGGCACCGGGTCGACCCCGTCGCCGGGATGATCGTGGAACATCCACTGCTCGGCTGGCGCGATGTGCCGGTACGGGACGTCCTCTCCGCCGCGACCGGGCTGCCGGTCCATGTGGACAGCCACTCCCGGGCGTTGGCGCGGGCCGAGCAGATGTTCGGCGAGGCCTCGACCCGGGCCAGCATGGTGCTGCTGTTCATCGGCGCGGTGGTGGACGCTGCTTTCGCCACCGAGGGCGCCATGCACCGGGGTCCGCGCTCCGGGGCGGGCAGCATCGCCCATCTCCCCCTCGGGGCGGGCGGATCCGGTGGCGCCGAACCGTGCTCGTGCGGGCGGTCCGGCTGTCTCCAGTCCGAGGTGTCGGAGCGGGCCATGGTGCGGCGCGCGGCCGAACAGGGGCTGCTGGTCGCCTCGTTCAGGGAGCTGCTGGACCAGGCCCTGGCCGGGGAAGCGCGGGCGGTGGCGCTGTTCCGGCGCCGGGCCCGGCTGGTGGGCCGGGCCGCGGCGCTGCTCCTGGACATGTTCGACCCCGAGGTGCTCGTCGTGGTCGAACCCGGAGCGGGCCGCATCCCGGAGTGTCTGGCCGATCTCCGCGAGCAGGTCGCGGAACGCTCCTGGGTGTGCGACGACCCGGAGCGCGCGGTGGTGCCGAGCAGCTTCACCGGCTCCGTACTGGCCACGGCGGGCGGCGCGGTCGCGCTCGGGGCGCTGTACATGGACCCGCTCGGCCCTTGGCCCGCGCTGCCCGCGGTGTCCTGA
- a CDS encoding ABC transporter substrate-binding protein produces MPRNDVRHAVGRRSFLALTGGAILGLAACSPQAKTVASAEPAGKLPSGAPPPGTKLSIAVRTTHLQLGPAGLQKDLAFTVSQWPNLSAGPDIIQGFRAHSIDLAANAGIPPIQAKAIGVGAKIVAVQVRNHPSYVFATAPGSGIRTVEDFRGKKIGFSQGQAQGVVVLRALKKAGLKNSDVELVALPSTQFLTALQSKQVDVAPLGEPTLTKYLSQYAKDGARGVTTDEVDLLSVLWAPDEVLNNKAKAAAIRNFVPLWSRGLVWAWENTDEWIDTYYVKDQGVTKADGKRIVASLHEPQFLVSWDKAIAWEQETADLMAEGGFVPKQDVSGLFDRRFEGLAAKAVPARYRETS; encoded by the coding sequence ATGCCACGCAACGATGTACGCCATGCAGTCGGCCGCCGGTCGTTCCTCGCCCTTACGGGCGGGGCGATCCTGGGCCTCGCCGCCTGCTCTCCGCAGGCAAAGACAGTCGCCAGTGCGGAGCCCGCCGGAAAACTTCCCTCCGGTGCTCCGCCGCCCGGCACCAAGCTGTCGATCGCCGTACGCACCACACACCTTCAGCTGGGGCCGGCCGGTTTGCAGAAGGATCTCGCGTTCACTGTGTCGCAGTGGCCGAATCTGAGCGCCGGCCCCGACATCATCCAGGGATTCCGGGCGCATTCCATCGACTTGGCGGCCAACGCCGGAATACCGCCGATCCAGGCCAAGGCCATCGGCGTCGGAGCGAAGATCGTCGCGGTACAGGTGCGCAACCACCCGTCCTATGTCTTCGCGACCGCCCCCGGCTCCGGCATCAGAACGGTGGAGGACTTCCGCGGCAAGAAGATCGGCTTCTCCCAGGGGCAGGCGCAGGGTGTCGTCGTGCTGCGGGCCCTGAAGAAGGCCGGTCTGAAGAACAGCGATGTCGAGCTGGTCGCCCTGCCCAGCACCCAGTTCCTGACCGCGCTGCAGTCCAAGCAGGTCGATGTGGCCCCGCTGGGCGAGCCGACGCTGACCAAGTACCTCAGCCAGTACGCCAAGGACGGCGCCCGCGGAGTGACCACCGATGAGGTGGACCTGCTCTCCGTCCTGTGGGCACCCGACGAGGTGCTGAACAACAAGGCGAAGGCCGCGGCCATCCGCAACTTCGTCCCGCTGTGGTCCCGCGGCCTGGTCTGGGCGTGGGAGAACACCGATGAGTGGATCGACACGTACTACGTCAAGGACCAGGGCGTGACGAAGGCGGACGGCAAGCGCATCGTCGCCTCCCTGCACGAGCCGCAGTTCCTGGTGAGCTGGGACAAGGCGATCGCGTGGGAGCAGGAGACCGCCGACCTGATGGCCGAGGGCGGCTTCGTGCCGAAACAGGACGTCTCCGGGCTGTTCGACCGCCGC